The Cervus canadensis isolate Bull #8, Minnesota chromosome X, ASM1932006v1, whole genome shotgun sequence genome contains the following window.
GCCAATAGCATAGTATCTTGCTTCAGTAGTCACCATGCCTTCTTCTATGTCAAAACTCTCCCTCAACCTTTCTCTTATAAGAACACTTGTGATTACACTAAGGGCCCATGCATAAAATCTAGGATATTCTCCTCCACTCAAAATCTTCCACTTAATCAttatttgcaggaaaaaaaaaaaactcttttgtCATATAAGGTAAAATTCACAGGTTTATGGACTAGCATCGGATATATTTTGGAGCCACTATCCAGCCTACCTAAGTCCACACTCTGGCCCCTAGAGGTTCATGTCCCCCCACATGCATAATACATTCACTGAACTCTTCAATCCCAAAAGTCTCAAACTATTTCAGAACAAACTCAAAGTGTAAAATCTCATCATCTTGATCAGGTATGAGTGAGATTCTCAGGCAAAATTCCTCTCCATCTACGGACTTGTGAAACTAGAAAATAAGTTatctactttcaaaatattgtAGTGGGACAGGCATAGTTACAGATATTCTCATTTCACAAGAGAGGACAAGGAGAGTCACGAGCCCAAGCAAAATCAAAATCTAGCCAGGAAGTTACCTGAGGTTTCAAGGCCTGAAAATAATCCTCTATGGCTTGAAGTCCTTGGCCTGTGATTCAACCCTGTGGGACACAGTCTTCACCCTAGGGCCTGTGGTTCTGACCTCTAGCACATTTCTATGCTGCCGAACAATATTCTTGTATCTCTTCTTtgtattcacttttttaaaaaatggttttaacATCTCCTGGTTCTCTCATGACTCAGGTAAAACCTTTCAACATGTGTTCATTTCACATCTGTATTTATGTGATTTATTTTGttctaaaaattatctttaagacaaatttaacataaagaaattgattgcatttctacacactaacaaaatatcagaaagagaaattaaggaaataattccattcaccattgcattaaaaagaatgaaatatctatgaataaataaacctacctaaggaggtcAAAGGCCTATACTCGGTAAACTAAAAAATACTAATGCAATatattgaagatgacacaaacagttgaaaaaatatatcatgttcctggcttggaagagtcaatattgttacaatgaccatactacccaaggcaatctagagatttaatgcaatccctatcaaattacaaatagcatttttcacaaaaataggaaaatgagtttaaaatgtgtatggaaacacaaaagatcctgaatagccaaaataatcttgtgAAAGAACAGGGCTATAGGAGTCATGCTCCCTGACCTCCCactgtattacaaagctacagtaatcaaaacagtatggtactggcataaaatcAGATACATataccaatggaacagaatagagtgcccagaaataagcccactatggtcaattaatctataacaaaggaggcaagaatatacaatggagaaaagacagtgtcttcaataagtggtgctgggaaaactgtaaaagaatgcaattagaacattctctaacactatatacaaaaataaactcaaaattaattaaagacataaatgtaaaatggaatagcaaaaaactcttagatgaaaacataggcaaaacactataacataaatcacaggaatatttttttggatctgtctcctaaagtaaaggcaataaacaaatgagactgaATGGAACTTAAAAAGCCTTTTCATAGCAAAGGAAGACACTGACAAAATGAAAGACAATCTactgaattggagaaaatatttgcaaatgatatggcTAATAAGGGATTAATACACAACCtgtataaatagctcatacaactcaacatccaaaaaaacCTTGATTTAGAAATGAGTGAAAGAaatgaatagatgtttttctaaacaggaaatgaaaaaccacaatgagatattgccTCACTTTTGTCATTATGCCTATCATCAGAAAGAGCACAAATAACATATGTTGGTGAGGATGGGAAAAAGGaatcctcatacactgttggtgggaaattAAATGGGTgtagccattgtggaaaacagtgtggagcttccaaaaaaaaaggagaaaaaaacctaaaaactacccagcaattccactcctgggtatatagccaagaaaaacaaaaacactaattagaaaagatgcatgcacctcagtgttcaagTGAAccattatttataattgtcaaGATAGAGAATCAACATAAGTATCCATctatagatgaatgaataaagaagatgtgatacacacacacacacacatacacacacaatggaatactgctgctgctgctaagtcgcttcagtcgtatctgactctgtgaccccatagacaatagcccaccaggctccaccgtccctgggattctccaggcaagaacactggagttggctgccatttccttctccaacgcatgaaagcgaaaagtgaagttgctcagtcatgtccaactcttcgcgaccccatggactgcagcctaccaggctcctccatccatgggattttccaggcaagagtactggagtgggttgtcatgccctcctccaggggatcttcctgacccagggatggaacctccatctcctgcctctccttcattggcaggtgggttctttaccactgagccacctgcaaaaCCACACCTGCAAAGCCCTTTATTTCATCTGGGAGATATTAATATATTAGATCATGAAAACTCTGAATTTAAAGGAGCTCTGTTCTGATTGTCATATCTAATAAATCATTAATTATATAAAGGAAGTATTCTTTAAAAtccctgaaaataaagaaattgaacTGTGACACTTAAAATGGGCTAGACTGAAATAATACATATTCTCTAAGAAACGAACAACCACTTTAAGAACTCAAATGCATAAAATGTGGTTAAATCTTTAGCAAACAAGTCTAGTTTAACAGCTCAagttttatgaaaattatattgTCCTTCATTTATCCATATTAGGTGTAATACAAGCAAACTTTTTTAAGCTACTCGGGTATTTCTTTTCCCAAAACTTCTACACTTTTACTGATCAAGTGACCTAGAATTccttccaataaaactttaagaCATGAAAAATCTGTTTAATCAAATCCAGTTATTTTGCTGACAAACCTAAATTTCCACAATAATAAAATTCTAGGTATATCAGCTTGAGAGCATTTCAAAATCCTTAGGTAACTAAAAACCTTGGATGACACTAAACTGAGTTCTATAGTGGATCGTTTTACTATTTAAAAGATAATACAGTGAAACACTGTTTagctataattttaatttatacacTTGTGCTTATTTGTACATGCTGCAAGGAGGCTAAATCTTCAGCTGTCAATCAACATGTTCACTTTTGTCACACTGAGAAGCTGTACATATAAGGAATGTGTGTGGCCAAAAAAGGTGGGTTAGGTATATATGTGACCTAGTCCAGTAAAAATCACATGAAGTACACAGTTATGGACCCCCAGACCTCTCTgcaaaataaaagtgattttaattaaaatttttaattaatatacatCACTGAGACCCTACTATGAGCCTcaaaattcaggggaaaaaagagaatgctTCTCTAAAGTAAAATGACATTTTGTTCCAGAATAGGCAACAGggcactgaaataaaaaaaataagcaggtATGTAGTTaatacagaaaagtaaagaagGTGTatggaaatcaactttgaaaaaCAGCACAAATTTGTATTACACTTTTTCCAAGTCTGACTCAGTTTTCATGAGTTTATTCATATGATTTTCAAAACCAGCTTCTGGTTATTTAGTATCAAATATCATATTGAATATTGAACTCAAATCTGAGAACTGCATTTGCTCTCAGTAAAAGAGACTAAGTTTTGTTAGAGAGTTTGCTCTAGTTTCCTCAAGTCTGTCTGCTTTTATTAAAAGATTGCAAAAGTTCATTGCTCAGCTCCATTAGTTTCCTAAGACTGCACTTACAAATTACCACAGActtggctaaaataaaaaaataaaacatttatttgttttaattctggAGGTCAAAAGTTTGAAATATGTTTCTCTGGGCGACCTACTTTGTACTTTGCCCCCAAAAGCAGAGATCTGTATCTCAACAGAATAACTGAACCAGGCCTGGCCGCCCCTTGGGGGACCTGTCTGAGCAGCTGCGGAGGGAGACACCGGCAGCCATCTGTTAGGGGCGTGGCCTGGGCCAGGCTCTGTGTTAAGTCACGTGGTGACATCATCTCTGGGAAAACCCCAAGATGGAGGAACTCtgattatccctgttttacagatgaggaagctgctgCTCACAGGAGACAAACAgatgtccaagatcacacagccagaagGTGGTGAACTGGGATGGCGAACCCAGGTCCACTGACCCCACTGTTGAAGCCAGCTGGGCAGCCTCTGACCAGTCCCGTATGACaggccaggaggcagagagggggcCCTTCGGCATCTGATGAACGTCCACAGAGTGTCACAGCACTGCCCAATAAGCCCTGTCTCAAGTCTCTTTTTTGGAATGAGACGGggtaaaataaataatgcatgaGCTCAACAGGGCCGTAATTCCTCTTATGTGTATTTCTTTATGGCTTCCCCATCACTCCTCAATCTTCATGTGAAAGTCCTGCCCCATTCAGTTCACACTGACTGCTCCGCCATCCTCTTCAATCACCCCCGTGGCTTCACCTCCCACTTGTAGGTGGTCCCCACCAGGAACAAAGCCTTAGGCTCCTCCCTCACGGGTTTCAGCGCCTCCCCCATTACCACCATCCTTCTGGGAATCCAACAGGCCCTCTCCACGCCAACCTCACAACCTCCCTGGTCTGGACTCCTTCAGAGCCAGTGAGCAAGTCCTGCCCCGCAACCTCAGCCAGCGACGCCCCCCAGGACCACACACCATCTTGTCACCATCGGAAACCGCTCCCCGATTTCAGGATTCCAGCATCCCTCCCTGAccacccactccacccctccATCCCTCATGAGACGACCCCCCTGCCACCCCATGTCGCCCAGACGCCTCAAGGACAAATGACAGAAAGCGAGCAGTTACAAGCACAGCCATGAAAACTTTAATAGCAGTGCTGATGGCAAAAGGCCTGGCCTCCCTCATCTGTGGGCAGTTTGGGGCGAGATGAAGCTACTGATGAGGTGTGGCTGGACTTGGGGGCCTGGGCATCCCTACTTCCTCTTGCGAGGGGTTGGTGCAGATGCGGGCTGAGAGAAGGCGTTGGGCTCGAAGAGGTGGCAGAGATTCTCATTGTTGATCAGCGCCCTCTGCACGTGTTCTGGGCTGATGCGCATCCTGTGGCTGGCGCCGGCCTCCTTCCCCGCCAGGTCCAGGATGTTGGCCGTCAGGTACTCAAGGACTGCGGTCAGGAACACGGGCGTGGCTGAGCTCAGGCGCTGGGCGCCCTGACGCTCTCGCAGGAGGCGGTCCACGCGGCTCACGGGGAACTGCAGCTCGGCCCTGGTGGAACGAGAATGCCTCTTACTGCGATGGCAGTTCCAGACGCGTCTTCCCCGAGACATGGTGTCGGCTGGATGTTGCCTCGATCAGCCCAGACTGACGATCCCGCTGGCTGGGGCCTCCCTAGATGCCAGTGCCTTTCTGCTGGCTGTGCCCCCTTGCTCAGCTCTCTTATTGCTCAGGGAGCTGCCTTTGTGACAGCTCAGGCTTTGTGATGTCATCGGTGGCCAGCTGGCCCTGACCAGGACTGGCCTAGAAATGGTTGTGATAGGAACCTCTTTTTAAAGGGAACTCTATCTATTTCACTGTAACAGtctagtaaaaaataaataaataaacaaacagggggcatggagagaaaaagaatgttttaatgGAAACACTGCCCTGTCCCTGGGACACCACTTCAGCTTATCTGAGCCTAGCCTTGGATTATCTTTGAACTGGTTCACATCCCTCTGTAAATTGGTGGTCACTGATAGACATACTGAATGCCTTGTCCAGGGGAGATCCATTTGTCTCACTTCTCATATTGTAATAAAACCAATCGTGCCTCCAATTACACATTTATAATtgtgtaaatacattttaaaatactctgCTTCAAAACTTACATGTTTGTTCTTCAGGTCATCTTTTGTTATACCATCTGCCAATCCCTTCATGAGTTAAACAGATTCTTTGAATACAAGTACATTTCGTATCTTTAAGAGTTTTATGATGGACTCTGAAGGAGAAATGCCAAATGCAACACTAAACTAAGGGCCTCTTCATTGCCTTTCCTTAGATTTGAAACCATATTcctcaaagaataaaatgaaacaaattaactATTGCACTGCTCTGCAAACATGATTTGGGTACTGCCATGGGGTCATTATTGTCTACTAGTCAGCAACAAGACCTATAGAAATCACAAGTTAGCATTTAGTGACCATTCTAGCAATCTGGCTGTACAACAACACTTAGGTGAGTGGAATCATCTTGTTGAACAGGGTATGTACTAGTCCAGGTGTGGCTGAACTTCAGTGAAGTGTCATACGTAAGCTTCATATTAGTCACGTAAAATAAGGCTGTATCCGTTTGCAACGAACTTGCACAGTAACAGAAAATATTGACATTGTACCAAAACAATTTGAAGAGCACTATGCTACACTAATTTACTGAACAAGAagattttatctttcagaaaattgTGGTTTTACAATGAATTTACAATGGAAACGATGAACTCAAATATCTGTAGGAGCCAGCAATATGCTGTACATGAGTGAAGTGGGTCACAAGTGAGAtacaacagagaaaggaaaggccCAGTATGAATGGTACAAGCAGTCAGACATCTTCATTGGACTCTAGCCATGGATGGTCAGAGATTTTGATTTTCACcaaaaaaattgagatttttcaggcaaaaagtTCTTGATTCATAAATGTTGCTTGATAATgaatttgcctttaaaaatgtcgttgtaggggacttccctggtgggccagcggtaaagaatctgcctaccaatgcaggggacacgagttcaatccctggtccaggaagatcccacaggctgcagagcaactgagcgCTGAATCACAACTActtgagcctgggagccacaactgctgagtccacatgcctagagcctgtactctgtaACAAGAGAgaccacagcaatgagaagcccttgcaccacaactagagagtagcccctgcctgctgcaactagagaaagcccgtgcacagcaatgaagacacagcacagccaaaaataaataaataaattttaaaaaagatagtcaCTGTAGGCCTAATAATTCCATTTACTGACTAGATTAGGTCTGTTAAGTGGCCACTTTGTAATTTGTTTTCTAGGAACATCATATATTGGTGTTCATATAGTCTCCTCTTCCTTGAATGTCATTTCGAGGCTCTGAAAGCCCTTTGTAAAGAGTCAGGTGGTCTCTGGCAACTTCCTACAGGACCAGTCAGATTCAGGGACCAGGGGAGCCTGGGCCCTCAAAACACCTCTCTTCTCAGAGGCTGTCTTTAGAGGGAGACCAGTCTTATTCCCAGGCCTTGTGTTCACACCAACAGCAAGCTGACATTACTCTCCAAGGTCTTTCCAGGCTGGACTCTTGGGCTCACGTCATCTCACACGGGATGTTTTCACCTGTGCTGACCTGTGTCTGGTGTCTGACCCTGGCCTGCCCTGACACTGATTTTGGTTACAGACCTGGTTTGGCAGCACGCCCTCCCTAGTCCTTGTTCCCACTCATACTGGTTTCAGTGTTCCCGCTCTCAACAGGGCACTGGTCGTCACTGGTCTCTGCAGGGCTTAAGTTAGAACAAATCCTGCCTCACCAGCCCCCTTCCCGTGTTTTCAAAATGCACAAAAAGCCTAATCTTGGGTGACTCATGCTTTCCCaagggcagtggttctcagcctcTGCCTGCCTTCTGCCCCTggtcctggggaggaggggggtgtGGTAGGGTGCCGCAGTTAGCTAGAGGACAAGCTGCCTGGGGCCCCCGTGTCTCCTGTGAACCCACACAGATGTGAGTTCTTAAAGGGATGGCGGTACAGCTTTCCCTGATTCTCCCCTGTCCACGTGACTTTGCACATGGCCTGCCCACATGAGGTCAGAAAAGCTCAACCTCCAAACCTAATCATCAAACAGAGTCTAAAGAGCCCAGGAAGCCTGGCTCCCTGCAGGTGTCACAGGGGCCACTAGTGCTGACACAACATGGTTTGTAAGGTGACCCTGACCACACAGACCTGCTAACCTGACATGGCTTATCCACTTACTATGACATCTCTGGTCCTTAATGTATCTTCTGGTCTGACTTCTGGTGAGGTATCCTGGAGACTACATTTTGTGCTAAAACATGCCATAGCCATAAGCCAAAATCAACAGCTTTCAAGAACCACACAGCTACTTAGCCAACATGGTAGGATGTGAATATCATGATTGATTCCCTGGCACCAGTCACCCTGGAGGCACTCCCTGTTGTCTGAAAGTCACTGGAAGATGAGGCATCATGCCCTGGACACAAAGATGCTCCATTTCAGGGATGGGGTGGCAGGGCTGGTGCCCTCACGTGACCATCTGAAGGACACTCTACCTGATGTCGCTGGGGAGAGGCCTGCTGGCCACTCAAATGAGGAGAGTAAGAGGGGGGCCTGGCTAAGGCCAGGAGGGTGCCATGGCTCTCGTTAATGATTCACAAATCTGTGTGGTGAACATCTTGACAGAGAaaagtttcttttattaatttttttttaatttatctttaattggaggataattgggcttcccttgtggctcagctggtaaagaatccacctgcaatgcaggagacctgggtttgatccctgggttgggaagatccccttaagaagggaaaggctacccactccagtactctggcctggagaattccgtggactgtatagtccatggggtcccaaagagttggacacgactgagcgactctttgctttataatgttgtgttggtttctgccatacaatgtgaatcagccataactatacatatattaatatccCAAGAAAAGTCAATTAAACAAGCACCGACTCCTTCAAGTTCTTAGCACACCCGACATGGTTACTCTCAAGACACTCCTGAGAAGTTGCCAAAAGCTAAGCCAGCTCCTAGCTTCCATCAATAGTGAAAGGAGGGAAATATAGGGTGTCACCAGACAGAGGGGGGCAGAAAGGGAACTTGTGAGGACTGTCTGGTTCCCAGATGTAGCCCTGGCTTCCTCGTCTGTACAGCACTCTCACTCTCTGTCTCCCCACAAAATTCAGCAGGCTGAGATTTTTACAGAGGCCCAAGCATCCAGCAATGAAGTGAGAACCAGGTCCAGGCTAATTTACTAGTGTCCACAAGAGGATAGAAGGCTACATTCTGCCGAAAACATAGCACTGATATTACCCAACATGGTAAAATACATTACTAATATTTTCTGGAATGAAGcatgacataaataaatgaaacaaaccagACAATAACTTCTTTTATGCGTATTTCTCTATGGTTTCCTCATCACTCCTCAATCTCCATCGAAAGGTCCTGACCCATTAAATTAATGCTAACTTCTATGCCACCCTTTCCATTCACCCCATTGCCATTACCTCTGATTTTAGATATTTCCCATCATGAATAAAGTTCATGCCAAATGCTCTTCcactctctccatccatccccCTTGTCATCATCACCCACTTTCAGGTGTTCACCATGATGAATAAAGCCTTCAGCTTGTCCATCACGGTCTGTAGCCCCTCCCGAGTTACCATCATCATTCGCGGAATTCAACATGCCCCCTCTCCGGCCAACTTCGCAACCTCTCAGCCCGGATTCCCTCAGAGCCAGTGAGGAAGTCTTCACCCCAAAAACCTCATTCATCGACTCCCCCCGGAATCACTCCCCACACTGTCACCGCTGGAAACCATTCCCTGAAATCACAGATTTCAGCATCCCACCCTGACTGCACCTTTCACTCCTCCACTCTCCATGAGAGGACTCCCCCCACCAATGTCCCCCAGATGCCTCAATGACAAATGACATAAAGAGAGCAGTCAGAAGCACAGACACGGATTTAAGCACCTTAATACCATTTATTGATGACAGAAGCCGGGGTTCCTCAGCTGAGAAGTTGTGCATTGGGCTGAGGTTATGAAGGCTCCTGCCAAGCTCTGAGGACCCAGCTTCAGCCATTCCTTCTGGATCCAGGCATCTCATCAAACAGAGTGAAGGGCGCATTCGTCAAGTGGTGACAAGGTTCTACGTTGTCACCCCCGGGGCTCTCCACACCCTGTGGAGTGACCTGCACA
Protein-coding sequences here:
- the LOC122434566 gene encoding histone H2A-Bbd type 1-like isoform X2; the encoded protein is MLYRSRSWDLGASPGPAGAVRAELQFPVSRVDRLLRERQGAQRLSSATPVFLTAVLEYLTANILDLAGKEAGASHRMRISPEHVQRALINNENLCHLFEPNAFSQPASAPTPRKRK
- the LOC122434566 gene encoding histone H2A-Bbd type 1-like isoform X1 is translated as MSRGRRVWNCHRSKRHSRSTRAELQFPVSRVDRLLRERQGAQRLSSATPVFLTAVLEYLTANILDLAGKEAGASHRMRISPEHVQRALINNENLCHLFEPNAFSQPASAPTPRKRK